In Elusimicrobiota bacterium, the following proteins share a genomic window:
- a CDS encoding serine protease — translation MKRLILIVLALVAVFGYAATKVQAQVSPDVIYGDDDRLDLWQVKNFRLKQLADSTVALFKAGDIQMSGGKAKLTVASYAEELQLCKEEPFFDQVTGAFCSGSLVGPDLMMTAGHCVRTEDACKGVRFVFGFGIKEQGVLPREVPASDVYSCAKIVGRMEEGEGADYAIVKLDRKVTGHKPLQLNRAGVVAKDTPLFVIGHPAGLPTKVAGGAKVRDASPEGFFVANLDTYGGNSGSAVFNATTGLVEGILVRGENDYVWKGGCRVSNKCPAEGCRGEDVTKVGQVTSLVPQAAGRTVKFKGVTPALSELVSSAKAKTEDLGL, via the coding sequence GTGAAACGACTCATCCTCATCGTCCTCGCTCTCGTCGCGGTGTTCGGCTACGCGGCGACGAAGGTCCAGGCCCAGGTCAGCCCCGACGTCATCTACGGAGACGACGACCGGCTCGACCTCTGGCAGGTCAAGAACTTCCGGCTCAAGCAGCTCGCCGACTCGACGGTCGCCCTCTTCAAGGCGGGCGACATCCAGATGAGCGGCGGCAAGGCGAAGCTCACCGTCGCGTCCTATGCGGAGGAGCTGCAGCTCTGCAAGGAGGAGCCCTTCTTCGACCAGGTCACCGGCGCCTTCTGCTCGGGCTCGCTGGTCGGCCCCGACCTCATGATGACCGCCGGCCACTGCGTCCGGACCGAGGACGCCTGCAAGGGCGTTCGCTTCGTCTTCGGCTTCGGGATCAAGGAACAGGGCGTCCTTCCCAGGGAAGTGCCGGCGAGCGATGTCTACTCCTGCGCGAAGATCGTCGGTCGCATGGAGGAGGGCGAGGGCGCGGACTACGCCATCGTGAAGCTCGACCGCAAGGTGACGGGGCATAAGCCGCTCCAGCTCAACCGGGCCGGCGTCGTCGCGAAGGACACGCCGCTCTTCGTCATCGGCCATCCGGCCGGACTGCCCACCAAGGTCGCGGGCGGCGCGAAGGTGCGCGACGCCTCGCCGGAAGGCTTCTTCGTGGCCAACCTCGACACCTACGGCGGGAACTCGGGCAGCGCGGTCTTCAACGCGACGACCGGTCTCGTCGAGGGCATCCTGGTGCGCGGCGAGAACGACTACGTCTGGAAGGGCGGCTGCCGGGTCTCCAACAAGTGCCCGGCCGAGGGCTGCCGAGGAGAGGACGTGACCAAGGTCGGCCAGGTCACCTCGCTCGTCCCGCAGGCCGCCGGCCGCACGGTCAAGTTCAAGGGCGTGACGCCCGCGCTGAGCGAGCTGGTCAGCTCGGCGAAGGCGAAGACGGAGGACCTGGGTCTCTGA
- a CDS encoding radical SAM protein: MGLLRSLPYLRHLVVPRRKGPLYLILYVTDRCNLRCAHCYFSAELNKGREMPLEDIERLARGSRGLMTLAIGGGEPFLRKDLPEIIGLFRRHAGVQAAGFPTNGMLTDAIAAQTERILRENPGLRLNVSVSLDGRREVHERVRGVPGCWDKAQRSLEVLEGLRGRYGNLNIGVTCTLTRANRSEVGELLRETVRRRRLDHFQVNLYRDTRYGDALDASLLEDYVGLEREVEAEHAAGRLRGYNFPGGLLYTAVNRAVHGLVADTLRTKTCRTACRAAELNAVVYPDGRVYACEVRSDLHMGSLREHGFDLGRLWASPAAAKARAAARAGCFCTFECQMITNALFNPDGFARVCTEYARLQAGRLSPGSRAA; this comes from the coding sequence ATGGGCCTCCTCCGCAGTCTCCCCTACCTTCGCCACCTCGTCGTCCCGCGGCGGAAGGGGCCGCTCTATCTCATCCTCTACGTCACCGACCGCTGCAACCTGCGCTGCGCGCACTGCTATTTCAGCGCGGAGCTCAATAAGGGGCGGGAGATGCCGCTCGAGGACATCGAGCGGCTCGCGCGGGGCAGCCGCGGACTCATGACGCTGGCGATCGGCGGCGGCGAGCCGTTCCTGCGCAAGGACCTCCCCGAGATCATCGGCCTCTTCCGGCGCCACGCCGGCGTGCAGGCCGCGGGCTTCCCGACCAACGGCATGCTCACCGACGCGATCGCCGCGCAGACCGAGCGCATCCTCCGGGAGAACCCGGGGCTTCGGCTGAACGTGAGCGTCTCCCTCGACGGGCGGCGCGAGGTCCACGAGCGCGTGCGCGGGGTGCCGGGCTGCTGGGACAAGGCCCAGCGCTCGCTCGAGGTCCTCGAGGGCCTGCGCGGCCGCTACGGGAACCTCAACATCGGCGTGACCTGCACGCTCACGCGCGCCAACCGCTCCGAGGTCGGCGAGCTCCTGCGCGAGACCGTACGCCGGCGCCGGCTCGACCACTTCCAGGTGAACCTCTACCGGGACACGCGCTACGGAGACGCGCTCGACGCTTCCCTTCTCGAGGACTACGTCGGGCTCGAGCGCGAGGTCGAGGCCGAGCACGCCGCCGGGCGTCTGCGCGGCTACAACTTCCCGGGCGGGCTGCTCTACACGGCGGTCAACCGCGCCGTGCACGGACTCGTCGCCGACACCCTGCGCACGAAGACCTGCCGCACGGCCTGCCGGGCCGCGGAGCTCAACGCGGTCGTCTACCCCGACGGCCGGGTGTACGCCTGCGAGGTCCGCTCGGACCTGCACATGGGGAGCCTGCGCGAGCACGGCTTCGACCTGGGCCGCCTCTGGGCGAGCCCCGCGGCCGCGAAGGCCCGCGCCGCCGCCCGCGCCGGCTGCTTCTGCACCTTCGAGTGCCAGATGATCACCAACGCGCTCTTCAACCCGGACGGCTTCGCGCGGGTCTGCACCGAGTACGCCCGGCTCCAGGCCGGCCGGCTGTCCCCCGGGAGCCGCGCGGCGTGA
- a CDS encoding glycosyltransferase, which translates to MSGPAVSIVVPFRAPDERLHECLAGMARLRGDFELLLLPDGPLDEALLPPELRARARILPTGPRNPAAKRNAALAAGRGRFFAFIDSDASPETDWLERAVELLEADPGLGACGGPDLLPPSAGVLERGAWDVIHTVWGTRGLYRSGRGPGGVEDSRELPTCNLVVRREPVERGLRFDETRRVGEDVDFCRGLRRLGLRIAWSPDVRVLHHCRPLFRSFLGRVFQLAADRAGYFAAAPRLNSPRYLAPPLFALCVLLGGAAAALRPGLRPVYAAALALYALAVVATGRGGPGRRLLFLAGTFLAHLVYGLGFLAGLLRRLGKSDPARS; encoded by the coding sequence GTGAGCGGCCCGGCCGTCAGCATCGTCGTCCCGTTCCGGGCGCCGGACGAGCGCCTGCACGAGTGCCTCGCGGGCATGGCCCGGCTGCGCGGCGACTTCGAGCTCCTCCTGCTCCCCGACGGACCGCTCGACGAGGCGCTCCTCCCGCCGGAGCTCCGCGCGCGCGCGCGGATCCTTCCGACCGGGCCGCGCAATCCCGCGGCGAAGCGCAACGCCGCGCTGGCCGCCGGCCGCGGACGCTTCTTCGCCTTCATCGACTCCGACGCGTCGCCCGAGACGGACTGGCTCGAGCGCGCCGTGGAGCTCCTCGAGGCCGACCCCGGCCTGGGCGCCTGCGGCGGCCCCGACCTCCTGCCGCCCTCGGCCGGCGTCCTGGAGCGGGGCGCCTGGGACGTCATCCACACGGTCTGGGGGACGCGGGGGCTCTATCGCTCCGGCCGCGGCCCCGGCGGCGTCGAGGACAGCCGCGAGCTGCCGACCTGCAACCTCGTGGTGCGCCGGGAGCCGGTCGAGCGGGGCCTCCGCTTCGACGAGACGCGCCGCGTCGGCGAGGACGTGGACTTCTGCCGCGGGCTCCGGCGCCTGGGCCTGCGCATCGCCTGGTCCCCCGACGTGCGTGTGCTCCATCACTGCCGCCCGCTCTTCCGCTCCTTCCTCGGCCGGGTCTTCCAGCTCGCCGCCGACCGCGCGGGGTACTTCGCCGCGGCGCCGCGCCTGAACTCGCCGCGCTACCTGGCGCCGCCGCTCTTCGCGCTCTGCGTCCTCCTCGGGGGCGCTGCCGCGGCGCTGCGCCCCGGCCTTCGGCCGGTCTACGCCGCCGCGCTCGCGCTCTATGCGCTCGCGGTGGTCGCGACGGGACGCGGCGGTCCCGGGCGCCGGCTCCTGTTCCTCGCCGGGACCTTCCTCGCCCACCTCGTCTACGGGCTCGGCTTCCTCGCCGGCCTCCTCCGTCGTCTCGGGAAATCCGACCCCGCTCGATCTTAA
- a CDS encoding tetratricopeptide repeat protein, with protein sequence MMNRLWSFPLLVAALALAAAAGAQETPAPAAEPAAEPKVEAPAVAEPAPETPAAAEPVVAEPKVETPAPVEPKAPTPKPAPKAEPAHIQAPRVEAPKVEPKPRAPEPKAEAPAKAETTMAVGERAKAELTFLQNAFKTAAGETLTCLPEQVDAYLTLYRELDGADMAQYLKFEVHEKQGDLLAASVDLLKLLYEYPDTKLSFNAKKKLMEIVDKKIRKQKPAVTEVSKGPGAGLDRPGRLIALLRALASLKETAIYEPTVAEFNEFFRRYPDHPSVGEMIYLLAQVYAQNGKQETAILLNEKVLAVYSKDGPLGAKAETAIADIYAGALRNYDKAVESYQAVTDKFGSFPEAGDAYVKMARILDENLKQPALAVDRLEKIVSLYPNTDAAFAAFREQSRIQRDRNKDFGKAVEALTKLADMFPGDRAVAALKDAADLAGGSLKDYTLQAKLLERVAADFPQDKSAAQCLWDAAQLYERQLTNPGAAKGVYEKLVADYAKDSLAKKASKRIEALNK encoded by the coding sequence ATGATGAACAGACTCTGGTCTTTCCCGCTCCTCGTCGCGGCGCTCGCCCTCGCGGCGGCCGCCGGCGCCCAGGAAACCCCGGCCCCCGCGGCCGAGCCCGCCGCCGAACCCAAGGTCGAGGCGCCCGCCGTCGCGGAGCCCGCGCCAGAGACGCCCGCCGCCGCCGAGCCGGTCGTCGCCGAGCCCAAGGTCGAGACGCCCGCGCCGGTCGAGCCCAAAGCCCCGACGCCCAAGCCCGCTCCGAAGGCCGAGCCCGCGCACATCCAGGCCCCGCGCGTCGAGGCCCCCAAGGTCGAGCCCAAGCCCCGCGCCCCCGAGCCCAAGGCCGAGGCGCCCGCAAAGGCCGAGACGACGATGGCCGTCGGCGAACGCGCGAAGGCCGAGCTGACCTTCCTGCAGAACGCCTTCAAGACGGCCGCCGGAGAGACCCTCACCTGCCTCCCCGAGCAGGTCGACGCCTACCTCACGCTCTACCGCGAGCTCGACGGCGCCGACATGGCGCAGTACCTCAAGTTCGAGGTGCACGAGAAGCAGGGCGACCTGCTCGCCGCCTCCGTGGACCTCCTGAAGCTCCTCTACGAGTATCCCGACACGAAGCTCTCTTTCAACGCGAAGAAGAAGCTCATGGAGATCGTCGACAAGAAGATCCGCAAGCAGAAGCCGGCCGTCACCGAGGTCTCCAAGGGCCCCGGCGCCGGGCTCGACCGCCCGGGCCGACTCATCGCCCTGCTGCGCGCCCTGGCCTCCCTCAAGGAGACCGCGATCTACGAGCCGACGGTGGCCGAGTTCAACGAGTTCTTCCGCCGCTACCCGGACCATCCGAGCGTCGGCGAGATGATCTACCTCCTCGCGCAGGTCTACGCGCAGAACGGCAAGCAGGAGACCGCCATCCTGCTCAACGAGAAGGTGCTCGCCGTCTACAGCAAGGACGGCCCGCTCGGCGCGAAGGCCGAGACCGCCATCGCCGACATCTACGCGGGCGCGCTGCGCAACTACGACAAGGCCGTCGAGTCCTACCAGGCCGTGACCGACAAGTTCGGCTCCTTCCCGGAGGCCGGCGACGCCTACGTCAAGATGGCCCGCATCCTCGACGAGAACCTCAAGCAGCCGGCGCTCGCCGTCGACCGCCTCGAGAAGATCGTCTCGCTCTATCCGAACACCGACGCGGCCTTCGCCGCCTTCCGCGAGCAGTCGCGCATCCAGCGCGACCGCAACAAGGACTTCGGCAAAGCCGTCGAGGCGCTGACCAAGCTCGCCGACATGTTCCCCGGCGACCGCGCGGTCGCGGCGCTCAAGGACGCGGCCGACCTCGCCGGCGGCTCGCTGAAGGACTACACGCTGCAGGCGAAGCTGCTCGAGCGCGTGGCCGCGGACTTCCCCCAGGACAAGTCGGCCGCACAGTGCCTCTGGGACGCCGCCCAGCTCTACGAGCGTCAGCTGACCAACCCGGGCGCCGCGAAGGGCGTCTACGAGAAGCTCGTCGCCGATTACGCGAAGGACTCTCTCGCCAAGAAGGCGTCCAAGCGCATCGAGGCCCTCAACAAGTGA
- a CDS encoding TIGR03546 family protein, whose translation MFLLRPFRYLAQALAAQDSPRQLAAGFALGAFAGLVPKSSIVSTLALVLIAATQVNPAAGYGAAALFSLLSPLADPLTHRIGALLLVDAAPLSPLWTRLYNVPVVPWTGFNNTVTLGSILLGLALLGPLYLLMTRVFARYRDAFGAKIRRLRVIGLLLGAETAGKVL comes from the coding sequence ATGTTCCTGCTCCGACCCTTCCGCTACCTCGCGCAGGCCCTCGCGGCCCAGGACAGCCCGCGGCAGCTCGCCGCCGGCTTCGCCCTCGGCGCGTTCGCCGGACTCGTGCCCAAGTCGAGCATCGTCTCGACGCTCGCGCTCGTCCTCATCGCCGCGACCCAGGTGAACCCGGCCGCGGGCTACGGGGCGGCGGCCCTCTTCTCGCTGCTCTCCCCGCTCGCCGACCCGCTCACCCACCGCATCGGGGCGCTGCTGCTCGTCGACGCCGCCCCGCTCTCCCCGCTCTGGACCCGGCTCTACAACGTGCCCGTGGTCCCCTGGACCGGCTTCAACAACACGGTGACCCTCGGCTCGATCCTGCTCGGGCTCGCGCTGCTCGGACCGCTCTACCTCCTCATGACGCGCGTCTTCGCGCGCTACCGCGACGCCTTCGGCGCGAAGATCCGCCGGCTGCGCGTCATCGGGCTCCTTCTCGGCGCCGAGACGGCGGGGAAGGTCCTGTGA
- a CDS encoding TIGR03545 family protein, giving the protein MIRWSYVGSRAALLALVWAFFAFAVDPLARRAFEKSASRALGAKVTLRKLNTRVLPPTLRIAGLAAADPSDPMRDLLRVEKARFSFEAAPLLERKLVIRAAEVEGVTWGAPRKRSGAVRREPPSQASVALAKWAGGAKDLGLGGAASAKADLARSYTVKPEDLSSVKLARALEEGWPARFDAWKKKTDAFDAEGRIRELSDLAGKAGAGEPASRLAALGRFKERSEALRKDAAALRSGVEGELAAARADLKAVEAAKAADLAELEKRLHLPRFDSERLSAYLVGEQGAKRLSTALRVLAAARKRMPSKGEPSAKEAARGVTVEFPRAERSLPGFWLRQAKLTGSAELGTPLAFGGEAVDFSSNPPLLAEPARLRLGGGADGRKLLISAELDHRRPTPRDVLEFRLDGQSVGEFTAGDPASFSVGVGAGTADVSGAVTLAGDALSGRVDFVEKGVRLVPRAAGLDPALARALASALEGVDVLKVGVVLGGTLQQPELRVESNLGGALSGALGKALGKEAAARAGELRAQVDRLAGERVKGLQGQLDARAKGLLGSLGVEERLGELQKRALGGGKPLPDLRRLFR; this is encoded by the coding sequence GTGATCCGGTGGTCCTACGTCGGCTCGCGCGCGGCTCTGCTGGCCCTGGTGTGGGCCTTCTTCGCGTTCGCCGTCGACCCGCTGGCCCGGCGTGCCTTCGAGAAGAGCGCCTCGCGCGCGCTGGGGGCGAAGGTCACGCTGCGAAAGCTCAACACGCGGGTGCTGCCGCCCACGCTCCGCATCGCCGGCCTCGCGGCCGCCGACCCCTCGGACCCGATGCGCGACCTGCTGCGCGTCGAAAAGGCCCGCTTCTCTTTCGAGGCGGCCCCGCTGCTCGAGCGCAAGCTCGTCATCCGCGCCGCGGAGGTCGAGGGCGTCACCTGGGGCGCGCCGCGCAAGCGCTCCGGCGCCGTGCGCCGCGAGCCGCCCTCGCAGGCCTCCGTCGCGCTCGCGAAGTGGGCGGGCGGGGCGAAGGACCTCGGGCTCGGCGGGGCGGCGAGCGCGAAGGCCGACCTCGCGCGCTCCTACACGGTGAAGCCCGAGGACCTCTCCTCGGTGAAGCTGGCCCGCGCGCTCGAAGAGGGCTGGCCCGCCCGCTTCGACGCCTGGAAGAAGAAGACGGACGCTTTCGACGCGGAGGGGCGCATCCGGGAGCTCTCCGACCTCGCGGGGAAGGCCGGCGCCGGCGAACCGGCCTCCCGGCTCGCCGCGCTCGGCCGCTTCAAGGAGCGCTCCGAGGCGCTCCGCAAGGACGCCGCGGCGCTGCGCTCGGGCGTCGAAGGCGAGCTCGCCGCGGCCCGCGCCGACTTGAAGGCCGTCGAAGCGGCCAAGGCGGCCGACCTCGCCGAGCTCGAGAAGCGCCTGCATCTGCCGCGCTTCGACTCGGAGCGCCTCTCCGCCTACCTCGTGGGCGAGCAGGGCGCCAAGCGCCTCTCCACCGCTCTGCGGGTGCTCGCGGCCGCGCGCAAGCGCATGCCCTCGAAGGGAGAGCCGTCGGCCAAGGAGGCGGCGCGCGGGGTCACCGTCGAGTTCCCGCGCGCGGAGCGCAGCCTGCCCGGGTTCTGGCTGCGCCAGGCGAAGCTCACCGGCAGCGCCGAGCTCGGGACCCCGCTCGCGTTCGGCGGGGAGGCCGTCGACTTCTCCTCGAACCCGCCGCTGCTCGCCGAACCCGCGCGCCTGCGTCTGGGCGGCGGCGCCGACGGCCGCAAGCTGCTGATCTCGGCCGAACTCGACCACCGTCGCCCGACGCCGCGCGACGTCCTCGAGTTCCGTCTTGACGGACAGAGCGTGGGGGAGTTCACCGCCGGCGACCCGGCCTCCTTCTCCGTGGGCGTGGGCGCGGGCACGGCCGACGTCTCCGGGGCCGTGACGCTCGCGGGCGACGCGCTCTCCGGCCGCGTCGACTTCGTCGAGAAGGGCGTGCGCCTCGTGCCGCGCGCCGCCGGGCTCGACCCCGCGCTCGCCCGCGCGCTCGCCTCCGCTCTCGAGGGCGTGGACGTCCTCAAGGTCGGGGTCGTCCTGGGCGGGACGCTCCAGCAGCCCGAGCTGCGCGTGGAGTCGAACCTTGGAGGGGCGCTCTCCGGGGCGCTGGGCAAGGCGCTCGGGAAAGAGGCCGCGGCCCGCGCCGGGGAGCTGCGGGCCCAGGTGGACCGCCTCGCCGGCGAGCGCGTGAAGGGGCTGCAGGGACAGCTCGACGCCCGCGCGAAGGGCCTGCTCGGGAGCCTCGGCGTGGAGGAGCGGCTCGGAGAGCTCCAGAAGCGCGCGCTCGGCGGGGGGAAGCCGCTCCCCGACCTGCGGCGGCTGTTCCGGTGA
- a CDS encoding EamA family transporter: MKERTLALVALAAVCLFWGTTYLAIRLAVNDLPPALFCAVRFAIAGAAMLALSLARGERLPRDRDWFDLAVVAVLLLAVGNGTLAWALRWVPTGVASLIIVTTPLWMASFAWLGGENVRARTLAGLLLGFVGLSFVLWPKIETAQPGSHFIEGAGAILASSAVWALGSVYSKKRAPRTAPLMSAAVQMLMGSGLFAVVGLSLGEPARWHATSTSWFAVAYLVLFGSIVGYGSYIYALAKLPTAQVAVYAYVNPLVAILLGISFLGEPFEPSMRLGVPLVLLGVFLVNTHGAAPTAADTALPLRVRLLRRLWGRSA; the protein is encoded by the coding sequence GTGAAGGAGCGCACCCTCGCCCTCGTCGCCCTCGCCGCCGTCTGCCTCTTCTGGGGCACGACCTACCTCGCCATCCGCCTCGCCGTCAACGACCTGCCGCCCGCCCTCTTCTGCGCGGTGCGCTTCGCGATCGCCGGCGCCGCGATGCTGGCCCTCTCGCTCGCCCGCGGCGAGCGGCTCCCGCGGGACCGCGACTGGTTCGACCTCGCGGTGGTGGCGGTCCTGCTCCTCGCCGTCGGCAACGGGACGCTGGCCTGGGCCCTTCGCTGGGTTCCGACCGGCGTCGCCTCTCTCATCATCGTCACGACGCCTCTCTGGATGGCCTCCTTCGCCTGGCTGGGCGGCGAGAACGTGCGCGCCCGCACGCTGGCCGGCCTCCTCCTCGGTTTCGTCGGCCTCTCCTTCGTGCTCTGGCCGAAGATCGAGACGGCCCAGCCCGGCTCGCATTTCATCGAGGGCGCGGGAGCCATCCTGGCCTCCTCGGCGGTCTGGGCGCTGGGTTCCGTCTACTCCAAGAAGCGCGCGCCCCGCACGGCGCCGCTCATGAGCGCCGCGGTGCAGATGCTCATGGGGAGCGGCCTCTTCGCCGTCGTCGGCCTGTCGCTCGGCGAGCCGGCGCGCTGGCACGCGACCTCGACGAGCTGGTTCGCCGTGGCCTACCTCGTGCTCTTCGGCTCCATCGTGGGCTACGGCTCCTACATCTACGCGCTCGCCAAGCTCCCGACCGCGCAGGTCGCCGTGTACGCGTACGTGAACCCCCTCGTCGCCATCCTCCTCGGCATCTCCTTCCTCGGAGAGCCCTTCGAGCCCTCGATGCGCCTCGGCGTGCCGCTGGTCCTGCTCGGGGTCTTCCTCGTCAACACGCACGGGGCCGCGCCCACGGCGGCCGACACGGCCCTGCCTCTGCGCGTGCGCCTGCTGCGGCGGCTCTGGGGCCGCTCCGCCTGA
- a CDS encoding radical SAM protein, whose product MALHLPVTRACDSRCAFCSAHGRGPGDYRLSLLLRLIDEDPGDHVQVSGGEPFLRRSADLLRILARCRERGKVAELQTNGLHLLEPSTTRLKALAGLTSFFNVNFSAHTPALDLRVTGVRGGFRRRLEGVRRLLALGAKVRLTHVLCGPNFRHAPAFVEFVRRELPGVSWIQFSFVKGIGRAKGKSRLIPRYGEAAPYLRRALAACRRGGLRFEVDHIPVCYVREYREHHVDYRKMREGLSGVHLSEKQKTADCAGCRLRARCPGPRVDYIEVHRSL is encoded by the coding sequence ATGGCGCTGCATCTTCCGGTCACGCGCGCGTGCGACAGCCGCTGCGCCTTCTGCTCCGCGCACGGGCGCGGGCCGGGCGACTACCGCCTCTCGCTGCTCCTGCGCCTCATCGACGAGGACCCCGGCGACCACGTGCAGGTCTCCGGAGGCGAACCCTTCCTGCGCCGGAGCGCCGACCTGCTCCGCATCCTCGCGCGCTGCCGCGAGCGGGGGAAGGTCGCCGAGCTGCAGACCAACGGCCTGCATCTGCTCGAGCCGAGCACGACGCGGCTGAAGGCGCTCGCGGGCCTGACGAGCTTCTTCAACGTGAACTTCTCCGCCCACACGCCGGCGCTCGACCTGCGCGTCACCGGGGTCCGCGGCGGCTTCCGCCGCCGGCTCGAGGGCGTGCGGCGCCTCCTCGCCCTCGGCGCGAAGGTCCGGCTCACGCACGTGCTCTGCGGCCCGAACTTTCGCCACGCACCGGCTTTCGTCGAGTTCGTGCGCCGGGAGCTCCCCGGGGTCTCCTGGATCCAGTTCAGCTTCGTGAAGGGGATCGGGCGCGCCAAGGGGAAGAGCCGCCTCATCCCCCGCTACGGCGAGGCCGCGCCGTATCTGCGGCGCGCGCTCGCGGCCTGCCGGCGCGGCGGACTGCGCTTCGAGGTCGACCACATCCCGGTCTGCTACGTGCGGGAGTACCGGGAGCACCATGTCGACTACCGGAAGATGCGCGAGGGGCTCTCCGGCGTCCATCTCTCCGAGAAGCAGAAGACCGCCGACTGCGCCGGCTGCCGGCTGCGCGCGCGCTGCCCGGGCCCGCGCGTCGACTACATCGAGGTCCATCGGTCCCTATGA
- a CDS encoding aminotransferase class V-fold PLP-dependent enzyme: MSPSRYDVGAVRRDYPVLRRRVGGKRLVYLDSACTALKPRQTAEALRDFYLSSGGCGGRRSTHRLAREAEAALRAAREEAAVFIGAASPEEIVLTSGTTGAANLLARAFPYTAKRREVVVTELEHNSVLLPFHALAERGEIRLRVCPAPGGRLDLEALERLVTERTALVAFTRASNVAGGVTPAAEVVRIARRRGAQTFVDDAQYLLTHEEDVRALGADYAAFSAHKLGGPFGFGVLYGRRERLRRLGVAAVGGGTVHSVAGGPRGLRVRWLDAPARLEPGVPDFGGAAAFAAALRVRRALPAAALRAHVAGLVRRLVAGLERFRELRPLGASAELEKGALVSLLPAGAGFSPADFALFLDHELPGRIVSVRAGEHCAHLLHRRLGVDATVRVSFGPYSTTGEVDDFLDALDVFVNS; the protein is encoded by the coding sequence ATGAGCCCCTCCCGCTACGACGTCGGCGCGGTCCGCCGCGACTATCCGGTGCTGCGCCGCCGCGTCGGGGGCAAGCGCCTCGTCTACCTCGACAGCGCCTGCACCGCGCTCAAGCCGCGGCAGACGGCCGAGGCTCTGCGCGACTTCTACCTCTCCTCCGGCGGCTGCGGCGGGCGGCGCTCGACGCACCGGCTCGCGCGCGAGGCCGAGGCGGCCCTGAGGGCCGCGCGGGAGGAGGCCGCCGTGTTCATCGGCGCGGCCTCGCCCGAGGAGATCGTCCTGACCTCCGGCACGACGGGGGCGGCGAACCTGCTCGCGCGCGCCTTCCCCTATACGGCGAAGCGGCGCGAGGTGGTCGTCACCGAGCTCGAGCACAACAGCGTGCTGCTGCCCTTCCATGCGCTGGCCGAGCGGGGGGAGATCCGCCTGCGGGTCTGCCCCGCGCCGGGGGGGAGGCTCGACCTCGAGGCGCTCGAGCGCCTCGTCACGGAGCGCACGGCGCTGGTCGCGTTCACGCGCGCCTCGAACGTCGCCGGGGGCGTGACGCCGGCCGCGGAGGTCGTGCGCATCGCCCGCCGCCGGGGCGCCCAAACCTTCGTCGACGACGCGCAGTATCTCCTTACGCACGAGGAAGACGTCCGCGCCCTCGGCGCCGACTACGCGGCGTTCTCGGCGCACAAGCTCGGCGGGCCCTTCGGCTTCGGCGTGCTCTACGGCCGGCGCGAGCGCCTGCGCCGGCTCGGCGTCGCCGCGGTCGGCGGGGGGACCGTCCACTCCGTGGCGGGGGGACCTCGAGGCCTCCGGGTGCGCTGGCTCGACGCGCCGGCGCGGCTGGAGCCGGGCGTGCCGGACTTCGGCGGCGCCGCCGCTTTCGCCGCGGCCCTGCGGGTGCGCCGCGCGCTGCCCGCGGCGGCCCTGCGCGCGCACGTCGCGGGCCTCGTGCGCCGTCTCGTCGCCGGGCTCGAGCGCTTTCGGGAGCTGCGGCCCCTGGGCGCGAGCGCCGAGCTCGAGAAGGGTGCGCTGGTCTCCCTGCTTCCCGCGGGCGCCGGCTTCTCTCCGGCCGATTTCGCGCTCTTCCTCGACCACGAGCTCCCCGGCCGCATCGTCTCCGTGCGCGCGGGAGAGCATTGCGCGCACCTGTTGCATCGCCGACTGGGTGTGGACGCGACTGTACGAGTGTCCTTCGGTCCATACAGTACGACGGGAGAGGTTGACGATTTTCTGGACGCTCTGGATGTCTTCGTTAACTCTTAG
- the hxsA4 gene encoding His-Xaa-Ser repeat protein HxsA4 gives MAKKKNLKDKIKKSIDLFLSSEEGKMLDSDVVKTGVALGILGGAVLSGSDAAAQYYHTNYMTSNSHVSHSSHGSHGSHGSHGSHGSHGSHGSHGSHGSHGSHGSHGSY, from the coding sequence GTGGCTAAGAAAAAGAATCTCAAGGACAAGATCAAGAAGAGCATCGACCTCTTCCTCTCCAGCGAAGAGGGGAAGATGCTCGACAGCGACGTCGTGAAGACCGGCGTCGCCCTCGGCATCCTCGGCGGCGCCGTGCTCAGCGGCAGCGACGCGGCGGCGCAGTACTACCACACCAACTACATGACCAGCAACTCGCACGTGAGCCACTCGAGCCACGGCTCCCACGGCAGCCACGGCTCCCACGGCAGCCACGGCTCCCACGGCAGCCATGGGTCGCATGGAAGCCATGGGTCACACGGGTCGCACGGATCACACGGCAGCTATTGA